One window of the Leucobacter komagatae genome contains the following:
- a CDS encoding PadR family transcriptional regulator, translating to MIGADAIRGYVDLMVLSLLRSRPSYAYELAQQIAVVAGNDYAIKQTTLYSAVKRLEAAGLVTSFAGSSDSGKPRTYYRIAPAGTSHLEEKLAEWEITKSVVDRFVKGASS from the coding sequence ATGATCGGCGCCGACGCAATCCGCGGCTATGTCGACCTCATGGTGCTGTCACTCCTGCGCTCCAGGCCTTCCTACGCCTACGAGCTCGCACAGCAAATCGCTGTGGTCGCGGGAAACGACTACGCGATCAAGCAAACGACACTGTATTCAGCGGTGAAGCGGCTTGAGGCTGCGGGGCTGGTGACGTCGTTTGCCGGTTCGTCCGACTCCGGGAAGCCGCGCACGTACTACCGAATCGCCCCAGCGGGCACTTCCCATCTCGAGGAGAAGCTTGCAGAGTGGGAAATCACCAAGTCCGTCGTCGACCGTTTCGTCAAAGGAGCGTCCTCGTGA
- a CDS encoding permease prefix domain 1-containing protein: protein MNIIISYLDTMFAAYPPSPKLVEARAELQAMMEDAYAAAKSAGLSENEAVGKVITEFGNLDELAPVLGISREISPEPQAQAQAQPPTHAQPQAQGQPQPATAAPQPTAPQPGPPLGRAAKHPPLSLDEAAAYGAARHEADSRLGLAVALLVSSPVALIVLTTLAERLGSQDGEGVAGFIGILILAACVAGGVLLLVGRAQKLTPFTRITRGHFSAGPDVMAWANTLASNEAPRRTGRLQIAIGLWVFALAPVVGAGMLADGWGGLGAACAILLVATGLLVFLPANWAASAAERIRQRSLVPSDQLAREEETSIVGAIASIYWPLTTLVYLLWSFLGNAWGSSWIIWPIAAVLFGAVAAGFGSWETYRAAKREER from the coding sequence GTGAACATCATCATCTCCTACCTCGACACCATGTTTGCGGCCTACCCGCCGAGCCCGAAGCTCGTCGAGGCACGGGCAGAACTCCAGGCGATGATGGAGGACGCATACGCGGCGGCAAAGTCGGCTGGTCTGTCTGAGAACGAGGCCGTCGGCAAGGTGATCACCGAGTTTGGAAACCTCGACGAGCTCGCGCCAGTGCTCGGCATTAGCCGGGAGATCTCGCCGGAGCCCCAAGCACAAGCCCAAGCACAGCCCCCGACACACGCACAGCCCCAGGCGCAAGGCCAGCCCCAGCCGGCGACCGCAGCCCCGCAACCGACCGCCCCACAGCCCGGCCCACCCCTCGGCAGGGCCGCGAAGCACCCTCCCCTGTCGCTCGACGAAGCCGCCGCGTACGGGGCGGCGCGCCACGAGGCCGATTCACGGCTCGGTCTCGCTGTCGCCCTGCTCGTGTCTTCCCCGGTCGCCCTCATTGTTCTCACAACCCTGGCTGAGCGCCTCGGCTCGCAAGACGGCGAGGGCGTTGCCGGCTTCATCGGGATCCTGATCCTCGCGGCCTGCGTCGCCGGCGGCGTGTTACTTCTGGTCGGCCGCGCGCAGAAGCTCACTCCGTTCACTCGAATCACCCGCGGCCACTTTTCCGCGGGCCCAGACGTCATGGCGTGGGCCAATACTCTCGCCTCGAATGAGGCCCCTCGCCGAACAGGGCGACTCCAGATCGCCATTGGGCTGTGGGTCTTCGCGCTCGCGCCAGTGGTCGGCGCAGGCATGCTCGCCGACGGCTGGGGCGGACTCGGCGCGGCGTGCGCCATCCTGCTGGTCGCCACGGGCCTCCTCGTCTTTCTCCCCGCGAACTGGGCGGCGAGCGCTGCGGAGCGGATCAGGCAGCGAAGTTTGGTCCCGTCCGACCAGCTCGCCCGCGAGGAAGAAACCTCAATCGTCGGGGCCATCGCGAGCATCTACTGGCCGCTCACGACCCTTGTCTACCTCTTGTGGAGCTTCCTAGGGAACGCGTGGGGAAGCTCGTGGATCATCTGGCCAATCGCTGCCGTGCTCTTCGGCGCGGTTGCCGCAGGCTTTGGGTCTTGGGAGACGTATCGCGCCGCGAAACGCGAGGAGCGCTAG